One Candidatus Hydrogenedentota bacterium genomic window, TCAATTATATGCGAGCTACGCTGAATATTGATGACGCCCTCCTCGACCAAGTGATGCAATTTACCGAATCATCCAATCGCTCCGAAGCGGTCCGCATTGCCCTCAAGGCGTACATACGCCAGCAGGAAATACGGCAGATCCGGGCGATGCGAGGCACGATGGA contains:
- a CDS encoding type II toxin-antitoxin system VapB family antitoxin — its product is MRATLNIDDALLDQVMQFTESSNRSEAVRIALKAYIRQQEIRQIRAMRGTMDIDESWRELRALDTRPL